One segment of Triticum aestivum cultivar Chinese Spring chromosome 2A, IWGSC CS RefSeq v2.1, whole genome shotgun sequence DNA contains the following:
- the LOC123190113 gene encoding uncharacterized protein yields the protein MEGEANGESGESGNCIGHGADIQRRKHQETKSEIEVAKKRGQVAALISASVDTKLEMGETEGMKENMLSEILHEGTKSETQSATEMVRAEICSLLSRISKNVTELKAEQKLRIIDYSSDEVHIHMDNMYSEVTNLLQMMEKVQNSEIPGKEQVSENIGVEGIQIRTEDKGGSATKTQGLTYYEYGLNAIFNGLDQLCTRLDQMGHLSYNSQLFSELFKESVNMTKIRLRARIKLDEVDETPPIISNDTLEAANGKSEVSPKISTSTEIKLEIEETKEMGVKAKEKLRKAMMHNKQAEEFFDEYRRGWVSNWSRFYGTFTETTSLSPMHFTHSTPGNTPSAAFVASTLQIYSIQVKEIEDVPGLKWPLEVYGVIAARDAVDHNRNILFSCRRNNCQILNQEDPFLHLTGPSRAIVCEEPVRVEIKLKVKGGTESEDIALMTRVWYYSGKVSCTLYTPLVGGLCTMVLSSEELHESVQATIVGIRLRVPEETPSLFKNGGRVVCFSLPRKGRPRKGRLPNSTHPLFRQVVLQDGTMTSCSKGYLNLSRHVVSVKLCGTLEVVIHANSQSGAIKGEVSIKAQNCNITQDVCHLGDSELEITVAWSRLVQDKLWISMEGSEEV from the exons ATGGAAGGGGAGGCGAACGGCGAGAGTGGTGAATCTGGAAACTGCATCGGCCATGGTGCTGACATCCAGAGGAGGAAGCATCAGGAGACAAAATCGGAGATTGAAGTGGCCAAGAAGAGAGGTCAGGTTGCGGCATTGATTTCCGCTTCCGTTGACACAAAATTGGAGATGGGGGAAACTGAGGGGATGAAGGAGAACATGCTGTCGGAGATCCTGCACGAGGGGACAAAATCGGAGACTCAGTCGGCCACGGAGATGGTTAGGGCTGAGATCTGCTCCTTACTCAGTCGTATCTCCAAGAACGTGACGGAGCTGAAAGCCGAGCAGAAGCTGAGGATTATCGACTATAGCAGTGACGAGGTCCATATCCACATGGATAACATGTACAGCGAGGTGACAAATTTGCTGCAGATGATGGAGAAGGTGCAGAACAGCGAGATTCCCGGCAAAGAGCAAGTCTCGGAGAACATCGGTGTGGAAGGGATTCAGATTAGGACTGAAGACAAGGGTGGATCAGCAACCAAGACGCAGGGGCTGACCTACTATGAATATGGATTGAATGCAATCTTCAACGGGTTGGATCAGCTTTGCACCCGGTTGGATCAGATGGGACATCTTAGTTACAATTCTCAATTGTTCTCCGAGCTGTTCAAGGAGTCGGTCAACATGACCAAAATCAGGTTAAGAGCCAGAATCAAATTGGATGAGGTAGATGAGACGCCACCAATAATTTCCAATGATACTCTGGAGGCAGCCAACGGGAAGAGCGAGGTGTCGCCGAAGATTTCCACTTCCACAGAGATAAAATTGGAGATAGAGGAAACCAAGGAGATGGGAGTTAAAGCAAAAGAGAAGCTCAGGAAGGCCATGATGCACAATAAACAGGCTGAGGAGTTCTTTGATGAGTACCGTCGTGGCTGGGTATCGAATTGGTCCAGATTCTACGGTACCTTCACAGAGACGA CTTCATTGAGTCCTATGCACTTTACACACAGTACACCAGGAAACACCCCATCTGCGGCTTTCGTTGCTAGCACTCTGCAGATTTACTCCATCCAAGTTAAAGAAATAGAAGATGTTCCAGGCTTGAAGTGGCCGCTGGAAGTGTACGGCGTGATAGCTGCAAGAGACGCTGTGGATCACAATCGCAACATACTCTTTTCCTGTCGAAGGAATAACTGCCAAATACTCAATCAAGAG GATCCTTTTTTGCACTTGACTGGCCCGTCTCGTGCAATTGTATGCGAGGAACCTGTTCGTGTGGAAATCAAGCTCAAAGTGAAGGGTGGAACGGAGTCTGAAGATATTGCATTGATGACTCGTGTCTGGTATTACAGCGGTAAAGTGTCATGTACTCTATATACCCCTCTTGTCGGAGGCTTATGCACAATGGTGTTAAGCTCAGAGGAACTTCATGAATCAGTCCAGGCTACTATCGTGGGTATCCGTCTCCGTGTTCCTGAAGAGACACCAAGTCTTTTCAAAAACGGTGGCAGAGTTGTTTGCTTCTCTCTGCCTCGGAAAGGCAGGCCTCGGAAAGGCAGGTTGCCTAACAGTACTCACCCTTTATTTCGGCAAGTTGTGCTTCAAGATGGAACAATGACTAGTTGTTCAAAGGGTTACCTTAATCTGTCAAGGCATGTTGTCTCTGTAAAATTATGTGGAACGCTTGAAGTTGTCATACATGCTAACTCGCAGTCTGGGGCTATCAAAGGTGAAGTATCCATCAAGGCCCAGAATTGCAATATAACTCAGGATGTGTGTCACCTTGGCGACTCTGAGCTGGAAATCACGGTTGCTTGGTCCCGTCTAGTTCAAGACAAGCTGTGGATCTCAATGGAGGGAAGTGAGGAAGTTTGA